The nucleotide sequence GAACGAAAAGCCGATCGCCCAGAGCACCAGCAGAAACGTCACCACGCGGCCGATGTTCAATAGCGATTCATCGCTGGCGTCTCTGCGAAAAAAGCGTTTGTAGAAGTCATTGGTTACAATCGTGGATGCGGAGTTGAGATACGAGTCGATGCTCGACATCAGCGCCGCCAGGAAAGCCGCCAGGAACAGCCCTTTCAATCCGGTCGGCAGCAGATGCGAAATCAGTTCGGGGAACGCCTGGTCGCCATCGGTCAGCTCGGGAAATTTCACAAACGCGATCAAACCGGGCACCGCGACGACCACTGGTACCAGATTTTTCAGCAGTGCACCCCATACATAGGCGGCTTTCGCGTCGAATTCACTTCTGGCTCCCAGCGAACGTTGTACAATCGCCTGGTTACCAATCCAGTAGGCGGGGCTCAGAATCAACGCCAGACCAAAGAAAATGCCCGTCCACGGAAACGGCGTGTCGGCATCAGCAGGCAGAATGAGCGACGTATGCGAAACATCAAGGACTCCGGCCGCCGGCGCTGCTTTCGCTTCCTGTTTTTCGACGACAGCCGCCTGCTTCTCACTTTGAATCTGTTCCTGTTTTTTGATCTCCGCCTGGAAATTGTCGATGCCGCCCAGGTCGATGATTCCCAGCACAAGCACCAGCAGGCAGCCCCCGATCATGATCACACACTGAATCATGTCGGTATAGACGACCGCCGCCAGTCCGCCGGAAATGGTGTAGATGCCGACCAGGAACGCCGTCAGATAAATGCAGGCATTGACAGTCATTCCCAGGTGCACGTGCATCATTTTCGCGGAAGCCAGCAGCATGATGCCCAGGTTGCACGCCATAAAAATGATCCAGCAGATCGCCAGTGCCGAGCGGACTGCGACATTGAACCGTCGTTCCATGTATTCGGGAATCGTGGTCACGCCGCTCCGCCAGAAGAAGGGAATGAACACAAACGCGGCGATGATCATCGCGGGCACGCAGCCGATCCATTCGAAATTCGCCACCGCCAGTCCATGCTGATGCGCGGCACCTCCCGTGCCCACAATGTCGACGGCACCAATGTCGGTCGCCACCAGCGACATGCCAATCGCCCACCATGGGAGCTTGCGACCGGCCAGAAAGTAATCGGAGCCGGTCTTGATTTTAGAACCGATATACAGACCCAGGCCCAGTGTTCCGATCAGATATGCGGCGATGACGGCAAAATCGAGGAACGACAGTGACTGCATGAGGAATGAACCCTGGAATACATTCGAAATCAGAGGGAGTGAGCGAACCGCGGACGTGATTCCTACGATACAGCGAACCCTTGCAAAAATCGACCGTCAGCGCAGAAAATCAGCAGGGACGGCACCGCAGACGTTCACTGGTCCTGTTTTGCTAATGCGGCTTTGATCTGGGGCAGCAGCAGGTCCGCCACCATCTTCTGGCCTTGGGTATTAGGATGCATGCCGTCCAGCAGCAGATCATCGGCGGCCTGATTGGCCTGTTTGTCATAGTTTTCAAAGGCCGCGTAGACATCGACGAGAGGCACATTTTCCTCTTTGGCGATCTTCCGTACCGCAGCCGCGTACGATTTCAGCAGTACATTAAAACCCTGAACATCTTCGGGATCGTAAGGCGGTTTGCCGTACAGTTTTTTCAGGCGGGGAATCCACCGCAGCGAGTTCGGCGTCATCAGGATGACAGAGATCTGTTTCTCTTTGAGCTGTTTAATCATCTTGCGCAGGTTCGCGGCGTACTGTTCCACCGAAACACGCGATTGAGTCGCAGGCGGATCGCGCCAGACATCGACGGCGGAATCATTGATGCCATACTGAATCACCACCAGATCGGGATCATGCTGCAGCACATCCTTCTCAAACCGGGCGATCGCATTTTGAGTCGTGTGTCCCCCGATCCCGGAGTTCACGACTTTTACGGGAACACCCGCTGCGGGAAGTTCTTTCTCCAGAATCATCGAATACACGACCAGCGGCCCGCGCGTTGCCGTCGTCGAATCACCAAAGGTGACGATGGTCGGTTTGTCCGCTTTCGCCGCCGGTTCTTTATCCGCCGCCATCAGGGGAGAACCCAACAGACAACCCGTCAGCAGTGAGAAACAAAACAGGAAACGCGCAGTACGTTGCATCATGATTTCAGCCTGTCTGTGAAGAAAAAAAGAGGCGCCAGGTAATGTTTATTTAATCGTTTCGAATGTGATTCTCAGGACCGCAACATTACTCAGGCCAGTATTAACCGCGGCTAACGCCGTGCGGCTGATTTTATACAATATGCCAGCCAGAGCGACTCATTAGCCGAAGGGCCTTAGCCCCGGTTCTGCCACATATGTATCAACAGATCAAATAAGGAAACACGACCCAGGTAGTCTCAGTGAGTCTATTCAGACTAAACAAAGCAGCCTCTGGTTGCAATTGTTTTCACAGCAAACAGCCATCTTAAAAAATATGCCCCAGCCCGCGGTCGCGGCGGCAGCTGGAGAGTTGCGCCAGATGAAAGGCGAAGTGATTCGTCAGCAGCAGCGAGATTGCATGCCCCACTGTTTGCACGGGGGTCCCTTCGAAAAATTCAATTCCATGCGGCCCCGCAACATCCTCGGGCTGTGCCTCCGCCGCCATCGACTGCAGTGTTTCATAAGCCTGATTGAGCGACGTAATCAACGTATCCCGCGTCAGAGATTCATCCGGCTGAACTTCATCACTCGAACCGGGGCCAAACAGCGGCGCCCACGTTGGATGTGTCAGGCTGCCTCCCAGAAACGTCTGTCCCATTTCGCCGACAATCGCCAGGTGACCAAGAATCCAGACCGGAGGATGCCCGTGCCCGTTACCCCGTGTATCAAGAGACTCCTCAGGCAGATCCGCTACGATGGCTGCAAACTGTTTCAACTGCAACTGGTTAATGGCAATTTCGTTTTCGAACATATTATCACCTCTGGAGTTTTCCATTGTCTGTCAATAGTTATGAAAGTCTAAGGTAGTCAGGTGAAATGTGACAGTCAAGAATGGCAAATTCAGATTGAGAGACCGTTATGGAGAATTTTTGTACGGGAGAGGCCAGTCGATTTGTTTACCCGTTTTGAGTTCCAGCAGGTGTTTCTTCTGAGAGAGATCCTGGTAAAGCAAATACTGATCTGCATACACGCCGACGAGTTTCAGGTAGATCGATTTTCCCGTTTCTGCCAGATTGATTTTGGCACCGGGTATGGATTTCCCATGTTCTTCAATAAAAAACTGCAAGTTGCCAGTGTGTCGACTCCATTTCCATTGACTGGGCCGCAGCGTTCGCTGAACGCGCATGGTATGGGTGTCGAATTGAATGATTCGCCCATCCTCATATGAAATTGCCAGAAATCGATTCTCATCCAGCCAGCAGAAAGTTTTTATTTCCAGGCCGCGCATCGCAATGTAGGGCTGCTCGGGATTTATTAAAATCCGGATTGATCCTGGAAACTCAAAAAGTCTAAAAATGTCCTGTTTATTTTCAGATTCGATTCCGATGTCCATCTGGCGATAGTTGGATGACTGAAAACTACGCGCGATATAACCTGCTGACTGTTCGCGGATCACTGCAAGCCGGCCTGTCTCCTGCATCACCAGCATAGTTGTGCCGTCCGGAGACAGGGAAATGGAATCAATGTAGCCTATTGCCCAGCGAGAACCATCTTCTTTTTTGAGCGAAATCTCACGCCAGTCTGTGCCATTCGGACCTGTAATACTCAGTAACAGGTCACGTGTCTCACTGGAAATGGAAAACAATGTATTGCGGCAGGGTGAATGGGCAGCGATCGCACGATTGCCAAGCTGGAGGGGCGGCAGTCCAGCAGCAGTCTGATCCGCGCTGTCCGTCAGAGCGAGACTTTTCACTTCGCAGATCAGGTCCCCGGTTTCGTCGGCCGTTAGACAGTCGGGTAAAGAGATCAGCAAGCCAAGAATCAGGACCAGCTTCAGTCTGTTCTGAGTTGAGTTTCCGGTAGTGGCAGGCAGCCGCATGGAATCTTCTCCCGAAAATCGTGTGTTACTGAGGACGCGCTCGATTATACTCTCTTTGATAGTAAGGAGTTCAAGACGAATCGAGGGGAAACGATGCAGATATTATCAGGTCTTATTAATTCTATCACCGGCCGTTTCGTGCTGTTAGTGCTATTGCTGATGGCGTGTCTGTGGGTGAATGATTCCCGGGGTCAGGCTGAAGGGGGCCCTGCAGAGAAGATTCAATTGCAGTTCAAGGTACCCATTGTCCCGGAGCAGATGTGGGTGTTTCGAAAGACGGACGGTCTTGATCCCCCGGAAGAGGGAGTCATTTTCTGGATTGGTAGAAACAGGGAAGGAGAAGGACGATTTCTGGCAGTGACCAGTGAAAAGGTATTAGTGGAAAATACATTTCAGCAACTACTGACACAGAACATGAAAGCCGGTGATCCGCGTCTGCTGTATTTCGGCTCGACTTACCCGCGAAATTCATTTTTTCATCGCATCGATTTAGATGGAGATGGGTCTGATGAAGTGCTGCTGACGTCAACTGGTGGAGTCGCTGATAATGCGTTTCTGACAATCTTCAAAGTCACGTCTGCGGGCGTCAGGCAGATCTACAAGGATGGAAGCCGATTCTCTCTGCGGATCATTGATATCGACAATGACGGAAAATATGAACTTGCCAATGCCGGATTTGAATGGGTGGCACAGGAGAATGTACCTGGCCCCAAAGAGTTCACCATCTATTCGCTGAACCAGGGAAGCTACGTTCGCACGAAGACAATGACAGCTGAGGAATTTACCGGGTTAGAGGGGCGGTTCAGCAAACAGGGACGACTGAATGCACCTGTGACGTTAGAGAAAAGACCGGTCTTCACTTTGTATCCAGCAGAAAAGCAATCACATTTACTGGAATCAAAATGAACGACGACACGACACACAAAAATAT is from Gimesia maris and encodes:
- a CDS encoding sodium:solute symporter family transporter, which translates into the protein MQSLSFLDFAVIAAYLIGTLGLGLYIGSKIKTGSDYFLAGRKLPWWAIGMSLVATDIGAVDIVGTGGAAHQHGLAVANFEWIGCVPAMIIAAFVFIPFFWRSGVTTIPEYMERRFNVAVRSALAICWIIFMACNLGIMLLASAKMMHVHLGMTVNACIYLTAFLVGIYTISGGLAAVVYTDMIQCVIMIGGCLLVLVLGIIDLGGIDNFQAEIKKQEQIQSEKQAAVVEKQEAKAAPAAGVLDVSHTSLILPADADTPFPWTGIFFGLALILSPAYWIGNQAIVQRSLGARSEFDAKAAYVWGALLKNLVPVVVAVPGLIAFVKFPELTDGDQAFPELISHLLPTGLKGLFLAAFLAALMSSIDSYLNSASTIVTNDFYKRFFRRDASDESLLNIGRVVTFLLVLWAIGFSFFLMTRSEGIYTIFQTLMAFFQGPAFAILLTGLLWKRATGVAAFIGFIVGVCFSITLFALNQESVYTALGMEPLFQISEPFLYFSIWAFVVSFSLIVIISLLTKREPDEKIEGLVFSLKPRKETA
- a CDS encoding SGNH/GDSL hydrolase family protein, producing MMQRTARFLFCFSLLTGCLLGSPLMAADKEPAAKADKPTIVTFGDSTTATRGPLVVYSMILEKELPAAGVPVKVVNSGIGGHTTQNAIARFEKDVLQHDPDLVVIQYGINDSAVDVWRDPPATQSRVSVEQYAANLRKMIKQLKEKQISVILMTPNSLRWIPRLKKLYGKPPYDPEDVQGFNVLLKSYAAAVRKIAKEENVPLVDVYAAFENYDKQANQAADDLLLDGMHPNTQGQKMVADLLLPQIKAALAKQDQ
- a CDS encoding DinB family protein, with translation MFENEIAINQLQLKQFAAIVADLPEESLDTRGNGHGHPPVWILGHLAIVGEMGQTFLGGSLTHPTWAPLFGPGSSDEVQPDESLTRDTLITSLNQAYETLQSMAAEAQPEDVAGPHGIEFFEGTPVQTVGHAISLLLTNHFAFHLAQLSSCRRDRGLGHIF
- a CDS encoding FG-GAP repeat domain-containing protein, whose product is MQILSGLINSITGRFVLLVLLLMACLWVNDSRGQAEGGPAEKIQLQFKVPIVPEQMWVFRKTDGLDPPEEGVIFWIGRNREGEGRFLAVTSEKVLVENTFQQLLTQNMKAGDPRLLYFGSTYPRNSFFHRIDLDGDGSDEVLLTSTGGVADNAFLTIFKVTSAGVRQIYKDGSRFSLRIIDIDNDGKYELANAGFEWVAQENVPGPKEFTIYSLNQGSYVRTKTMTAEEFTGLEGRFSKQGRLNAPVTLEKRPVFTLYPAEKQSHLLESK